The segment TTTATTGTCTTACGTGGGGGTGGCTCGGCGCTTGCGGGGAGTGCGTATGCCTGTGAAGCCAGAAGAGTTTTAAGAAATATCAAAAACAATAGCGCTACTGCTTTGAAATCAATGACTTTGACTCGTTTTTATGGGATATCGTATGAAATCCGCTCACAAGCAGCTATCAAAACAATATCAAGTAATACCTCGAACGATGTTCATCGCTTCATCGACGCGTTCCACGGCATGGATGGTCAGGCCGGGGATAGGCTTCTTAGGTGCATTGGCTTTGGGGACAACGGCGACGGTGAATCCTAGCTTGGCTGCTTCCTTCAAACGTTCTTGTCCGCGGGGTGCGGGGCGCACTTCGCCTGCCAACCCGACCTCGCCAAATGCGATAAATCCTTTAGGCAGCGATTTGCCGCGCAAACTGGAAGTGATCGCCAACATCACTGCCAAGTCAGCCGCCGGTTCATTGATGCGTACACCGCCCACAGCGTTGACGAACACATCTTGATCAGCGCAGGCCACGCCCGCATGGCGGTTGAGCACGGCCAGCAGCATGGCAAGGCGATCCTTGTCTAAACCCACAGACAGCCTGCGCGCCTGCGGGCCGCCTTGGTCTACCAGCGCTTGAATCTCTACCAGCAATGGGCGTGTGCCTTCCAGCGTCACCATCACGCAGCTGCCTGGCACGGGTTCGCTGTGCTGGCTTAAAAAGATGGCGCTGGGGTTGGTTACGCCTTTGAGGCCTTTTTCCGTCATGGCAAAAACGCCAATCTCGTTCACCGCCCCAAAACGGTTCTTGATGGCGCGCACCAGACGGAAGTTGCTATGTGTATCGCCCTCAAAGTACAGCACCGTGTCCACCATGTGCTCCAGCACGCGGGGGCCTGCCAGCGCGCCATCCTTGGTCACGTGGCCTACCAAAATAATGGTGATGCCCGTGGTTTTAGCCGCTCGCGTCAGGTGGGCCGCGCATTCACGCACCTGGGCCACAGAGCCGGGTGCAGACGAAAGCTGATCGGAATAAACGGTTTGAATCGAGTCAATGACCACCACTGAAGGCTGAGTTGCTTCCAAGGTAGCCAGAATTTTTTCCAGCTGAATCTCAGCCAGCACATTGACCTGGCTGTTATCCAGCCCCAGCCGGCGTGAGCGCAGCGCTACTTGTGCGCCGCTTTCCTCGCCCGTCACATACAGCGTGGGCAGGCCAATGCGGTGTAAAGCATCCAAGGCCTGTAAAAGAAGTGTGGACTTACCAATTCCCGGATCGCCACCAATCAGCACCACGCCGCCCTCCACCACGCCGCCGCCCAGCACACGGTCCAGCTCCTCAATACCGCTGGGGGTGCGGGCAACGTCTTGCGCCTCAATGGCTGATAGAGGTGTGACCGGCTGGGCATTGGCCAGACCTGCGTAACCCTGAGGCTGGCTCAGGCGGTTCTTGCCGCCCGATGCGGACTCGGCCACGGTTTCAATCAGCGTGTTCCAAGCTGCGCAGCTAGGGCATTTACCCAACCAGCGCGGGCTGGTGCCGCCGCAAGCATTGCAGGTGAAGGTGGTTTTCTCTTTGGCCATGGTCGGCAACTATACCGACAGCCTTAGCCCCCAATTGCCAGCGCTTACCTGTAAGCCGACGACAAATATTAGAGCGAATAA is part of the Comamonas sp. Y33R10-2 genome and harbors:
- the radA gene encoding DNA repair protein RadA, with product MAKEKTTFTCNACGGTSPRWLGKCPSCAAWNTLIETVAESASGGKNRLSQPQGYAGLANAQPVTPLSAIEAQDVARTPSGIEELDRVLGGGVVEGGVVLIGGDPGIGKSTLLLQALDALHRIGLPTLYVTGEESGAQVALRSRRLGLDNSQVNVLAEIQLEKILATLEATQPSVVVIDSIQTVYSDQLSSAPGSVAQVRECAAHLTRAAKTTGITIILVGHVTKDGALAGPRVLEHMVDTVLYFEGDTHSNFRLVRAIKNRFGAVNEIGVFAMTEKGLKGVTNPSAIFLSQHSEPVPGSCVMVTLEGTRPLLVEIQALVDQGGPQARRLSVGLDKDRLAMLLAVLNRHAGVACADQDVFVNAVGGVRINEPAADLAVMLAITSSLRGKSLPKGFIAFGEVGLAGEVRPAPRGQERLKEAAKLGFTVAVVPKANAPKKPIPGLTIHAVERVDEAMNIVRGIT